In one window of Candidatus Sulfuricurvum sp. RIFRC-1 DNA:
- a CDS encoding M48 family metallopeptidase — MIATVIGVYTLYIIIRLYVSVMQIGYINQIKRKGAVLMGEREYLDAANYAVAKEKLGMMETFVEYGLFLIWIGGMMAWLDSALVAQSPLTQTIIAVMGLIVINGLVMLPFGWIAKFKIDAKYGFNRSSTAQFVKDTFISTLLTLVIGSFMVWIVSMIITSSELWWLWSFTFIMAVVIAINMFFPTIRALFFDKVTPLEDPTLREQIEALMAKTGFISSGVFISDASKRDARLNAYFGGLGKSKRVVLFDTLIQKLSPSELIAVLGHELGHFAHGDLYKNIAIVGAMLFGMFALFGNLPETLYMELGVSQSPHIIMMLFILLLPVVSFVMMPLMGLMSRHNEYEADRTGAELGGAEHLVNALKKLVAENKSFPLSHPLYRFFHTTHPPVVDRLRALGYDIRIEKDEGYADPCPND, encoded by the coding sequence ATGATCGCAACCGTTATCGGAGTTTATACCCTTTACATCATTATCCGCTTGTATGTCAGTGTGATGCAGATTGGTTATATCAATCAGATTAAGCGCAAAGGTGCCGTACTGATGGGTGAGCGTGAGTATCTTGATGCCGCTAACTATGCAGTCGCCAAAGAGAAACTCGGGATGATGGAGACGTTTGTTGAATACGGACTCTTTCTTATTTGGATCGGCGGAATGATGGCATGGCTCGATTCGGCGTTAGTCGCTCAAAGTCCACTAACACAAACGATCATTGCCGTGATGGGGCTTATTGTCATTAATGGTCTTGTTATGTTGCCGTTTGGTTGGATCGCAAAATTCAAAATTGATGCCAAGTACGGATTTAACCGTTCATCTACCGCTCAGTTTGTCAAAGATACCTTTATCAGTACCCTTTTAACCCTTGTTATCGGTAGTTTTATGGTTTGGATTGTATCGATGATTATCACTTCCAGTGAGCTATGGTGGTTGTGGAGTTTTACCTTTATTATGGCAGTTGTTATTGCCATTAATATGTTTTTTCCGACCATCCGTGCTCTCTTTTTTGACAAAGTGACTCCGCTGGAAGACCCTACGCTTCGGGAACAGATTGAAGCGTTGATGGCGAAAACGGGCTTCATCAGCAGCGGTGTCTTTATCAGTGACGCAAGTAAACGCGATGCCAGACTGAATGCCTATTTCGGCGGTTTAGGAAAGTCTAAACGGGTTGTCTTGTTCGATACGCTGATCCAAAAACTCTCTCCCAGTGAGCTAATCGCTGTTTTAGGGCATGAGTTGGGGCACTTCGCTCACGGTGATTTGTACAAAAATATTGCGATAGTCGGGGCGATGCTGTTTGGGATGTTTGCCCTTTTCGGAAATCTTCCCGAAACACTTTATATGGAACTTGGAGTTTCACAGAGTCCGCACATTATTATGATGCTCTTTATCCTTCTCCTTCCGGTAGTCAGTTTTGTCATGATGCCGTTGATGGGCCTTATGAGCCGACATAATGAATATGAAGCTGATCGTACCGGCGCTGAACTCGGCGGTGCGGAGCATTTGGTCAATGCCCTCAAAAAACTGGTGGCAGAGAACAAAAGCTTCCCCCTTTCTCACCCGCTCTATCGCTTTTTTCACACGACCCATCCACCGGTCGTGGATCGGCTCCGTGCGTTAGGGTATGATATCCGCATTGAAAAAGATGAAGGATATGCCGACCCATGTCCAAACGACTAA
- a CDS encoding TonB family protein produces MKTKRSFLLSIVLHAGIITGAVALSTLPKEEKEEEIVLELALKESSPANQVQPIVKSTLPIPQKIEPVEAKPIVPRIPEPIVKAQEPEPKVQEVVVPSQPVAVAQVAQPEPKIIPVVKLMPVTPPVNMEEQYLDDHLSTIRELLVKYRKYPSQAVRLKQEGAVKVTFRLKQNGDVEDIRIMGSSGYELLDDDAMALVQKVSEYFPQPPQTVRITVPLNYALKVRT; encoded by the coding sequence ATGAAAACGAAACGTTCCTTTCTCCTCTCTATAGTTCTGCATGCCGGAATTATTACGGGTGCGGTTGCTTTGAGCACACTGCCAAAAGAGGAAAAAGAAGAAGAAATTGTTTTAGAGTTGGCTTTGAAGGAATCTTCACCTGCTAATCAAGTGCAGCCGATAGTAAAATCAACTTTGCCGATACCACAAAAAATAGAACCTGTAGAAGCGAAACCTATTGTTCCTAGAATACCAGAACCAATTGTGAAAGCACAAGAACCTGAACCAAAGGTTCAAGAGGTTGTTGTTCCATCTCAGCCGGTTGCAGTGGCTCAAGTGGCTCAGCCTGAGCCAAAAATAATACCTGTTGTTAAACTTATGCCGGTTACACCGCCGGTTAATATGGAAGAGCAATATTTAGATGATCACCTCTCGACTATACGGGAGTTATTGGTTAAATATCGTAAATATCCATCGCAAGCTGTCCGTTTAAAACAAGAAGGAGCGGTAAAAGTGACGTTTCGGCTTAAACAAAACGGTGATGTAGAAGATATCCGAATTATGGGAAGTTCAGGTTATGAACTTTTGGATGATGATGCGATGGCATTGGTACAGAAAGTATCAGAATATTTCCCACAACCGCCTCAAACGGTTCGTATTACCGTCCCTTTAAATTACGCATTGAAAGTCCGTACATAA
- a CDS encoding biopolymer transporter ExbD: MRALKRVEGINVVPLIDVVLVLLAIVLTISTFVASGAIKLDLPKAASAKETPPQKIEIAISENGVLYWNGKEMSQSELSQVITTLGSDASVSVLGDKKAFFNDFIFILDQLKLQNIEKISIVTKRES, encoded by the coding sequence ATGCGCGCGCTTAAACGAGTGGAAGGAATCAATGTCGTTCCATTGATTGATGTGGTATTGGTTCTTCTGGCGATTGTTCTGACAATCTCGACGTTTGTTGCTTCGGGAGCGATCAAACTCGATCTTCCGAAAGCGGCAAGTGCCAAAGAAACTCCGCCGCAGAAGATTGAAATTGCTATCAGTGAAAATGGGGTGTTGTACTGGAATGGAAAAGAGATGAGCCAAAGTGAGTTGAGCCAAGTAATCACCACTCTGGGCAGTGATGCGAGTGTCAGTGTATTGGGGGATAAAAAAGCCTTTTTCAATGATTTTATTTTTATTCTTGATCAGCTAAAACTTCAAAATATTGAGAAAATTTCGATTGTGACCAAGAGGGAATCATGA
- the exbB gene encoding TonB-system energizer ExbB gives MEALKLVVDYATLSILGVMSVIAFAYGIERFFYYRSVNLESYETKNRAEAELSKNLTTISVIGSNAPYVGLLGTVAGIMVVFYEIGQSGGMEPSTVVIGLSLALKATALGLLVAIPSMMIYSACLRKMDLLMGKWEDARA, from the coding sequence ATGGAAGCGTTAAAGTTAGTGGTCGATTATGCGACATTGAGTATATTAGGTGTAATGAGTGTTATCGCGTTCGCGTATGGAATTGAGCGATTTTTTTACTATCGTTCCGTCAATTTAGAAAGTTATGAAACAAAAAATCGTGCTGAAGCTGAACTCTCTAAAAACTTGACTACGATTTCAGTGATCGGGTCAAACGCACCCTACGTGGGATTGCTCGGGACCGTTGCAGGGATTATGGTGGTATTTTACGAAATCGGACAAAGCGGGGGAATGGAACCCTCCACTGTCGTCATTGGACTATCACTGGCACTCAAAGCGACGGCGTTAGGATTGTTAGTAGCGATTCCGTCCATGATGATCTACAGTGCATGTCTGCGTAAGATGGATCTATTGATGGGGAAATGGGAAGATGCGCGCGCTTAA
- a CDS encoding Fe2+-dependent dioxygenase, translating into MLLYIPGVLTSEQVAQCREILTSSTWVDGNVTSGTQAAKAKNNLQLPEESEAAVALQKIVLDALSNNALFFTAALPKKIFPPLFNCYTGEFNTFGNHVDNAVRTMRGGGKRVRSDLSFTLFFSDPEEYDGGELVIEDTFGSQVVKLPAGDLVLYPSSSVHRVEPVTRGARISCFTWLESMIRETDRRRLLFDLDMSIMAFRERLGDDEDTVKLTSIYHNLLRTWADT; encoded by the coding sequence ATGTTACTCTATATACCGGGCGTACTCACCTCTGAGCAGGTGGCACAATGCCGTGAAATTCTGACATCCTCGACGTGGGTGGACGGTAATGTTACCAGCGGTACACAGGCGGCAAAAGCGAAAAATAATTTGCAGCTTCCCGAAGAGTCAGAAGCGGCTGTAGCGTTGCAAAAAATTGTGTTAGATGCCCTGAGTAATAACGCGCTATTTTTTACGGCGGCATTACCGAAAAAGATTTTCCCTCCGTTATTCAACTGTTATACGGGTGAATTTAATACGTTCGGCAACCATGTTGATAATGCGGTTCGTACCATGCGAGGCGGTGGTAAACGGGTACGGAGTGACCTCTCTTTTACCCTCTTTTTCTCTGATCCTGAGGAATATGATGGGGGAGAATTAGTGATCGAGGATACCTTCGGATCACAAGTTGTCAAACTTCCGGCAGGGGATTTAGTGCTTTATCCCTCATCAAGTGTTCATCGGGTTGAACCGGTGACTCGCGGAGCGCGTATTTCCTGCTTTACGTGGTTAGAGAGTATGATTCGTGAGACAGACCGACGCCGATTATTGTTTGATTTGGATATGTCGATCATGGCATTTCGTGAGCGGTTGGGGGATGATGAGGATACGGTCAAACTTACGAGTATTTATCATAATCTACTCCGTACGTGGGCAGATACATAA
- a CDS encoding TonB-dependent siderophore receptor — MAYHNRFLHSQMLPIGAMLLSMSASSLLASTADSNATIEAIDIQEAVEIELPRYQPGISKTAKTGQLAHDVPQAITVVTKELLHDKSEFTLKEALSNVSGLTFNAAEGGRIGDNMNLRGFYTFGDLYLDGIRDVAQYNRDTFNLESVDVLRGGAAMLFGRGQAGGVINQVSKDAEAENFGKLSITVGTDEYKRASADVNVMLNDTTAFRLNAMGMDSGSTRDDVYNETVGIAPTMTFGLNTDNEFSLSHYYLKTHITPDYGVPFDSATKRPADVGNEVFYGFTDDYEDNRVNITTASYTHKFSKDTQLRSVIRHADYLRDNWATAPGGYDTTSGPDTTITRGTKGNGAKEKTDTWQNDFTTQFEALGLKHEALVGTEFLREEQVRWGHDGLSAYYPNISLANGATNGLPAAPSNGQRALASNGIWYQYATTGTRWAASMPTTAESGSMLPDAYKAVYGNKERNISGGYKGRTWALYAQDIVEVAPKWKVMAGFRKDWLNMDYYTGADMVQNGELHFNEMSYRAGLSYQLSKQQHYYLAWNNSFNTTGDLYSFSNAYDPERSKTYELGAKFELFEGDLSLRTAIYRTIKEWERNTDVASASSNPILSKERHTDGIELEVAGRITDNWDVFAGVALMDPEVDAVTPGKDDMYIGQKPPNSTDYTFNLWTTYKLGSGWKIGGGIEGKGDRAVYSYANESPTNVFNPNTAPSYIRYDGMIAYVQKNYAVQLNVKNLLDMTYYESAYINGGFVVPGTGRTAQITLDYKFF, encoded by the coding sequence ATGGCCTATCATAACCGTTTTTTACATTCGCAAATGCTCCCAATCGGAGCTATGCTTCTTAGTATGAGTGCGAGCTCATTATTGGCCTCTACTGCTGATTCTAATGCTACTATTGAAGCCATTGATATTCAAGAGGCGGTAGAAATAGAACTTCCTCGCTATCAGCCGGGCATTTCTAAAACTGCCAAAACTGGGCAATTAGCTCATGATGTACCTCAGGCAATTACGGTGGTAACGAAAGAGTTGTTACACGACAAATCGGAATTTACCCTAAAAGAAGCGCTTAGTAATGTATCCGGGCTCACTTTCAATGCTGCAGAAGGTGGACGTATCGGGGATAATATGAATCTTCGCGGATTCTATACTTTCGGGGATTTATATCTTGACGGTATCCGTGATGTCGCTCAGTATAACCGTGATACATTTAATCTCGAATCCGTTGACGTTCTGCGCGGCGGTGCGGCGATGTTATTCGGTCGTGGTCAAGCGGGTGGCGTTATCAATCAGGTGAGTAAAGATGCGGAAGCTGAAAATTTTGGCAAACTCTCTATCACTGTCGGTACGGATGAATATAAACGTGCTTCAGCTGATGTGAACGTGATGCTAAACGATACGACAGCATTTCGTCTCAATGCGATGGGGATGGATTCTGGAAGTACCCGCGATGATGTTTATAATGAAACCGTTGGTATTGCTCCGACAATGACGTTTGGACTTAATACCGATAATGAGTTCAGTTTATCCCATTATTATCTGAAAACACATATTACTCCCGATTATGGTGTTCCGTTTGACAGTGCTACCAAAAGACCTGCCGATGTAGGGAACGAAGTGTTTTATGGATTCACCGATGACTATGAAGATAATCGTGTCAATATTACAACGGCCAGTTATACCCATAAATTCTCTAAAGATACACAGCTTCGTTCCGTGATACGTCATGCCGATTATTTACGTGATAACTGGGCAACTGCACCGGGTGGGTATGATACGACCAGTGGCCCAGACACTACAATTACCAGAGGTACAAAAGGAAACGGTGCGAAAGAGAAAACCGATACATGGCAAAATGATTTCACGACGCAGTTTGAAGCCCTTGGACTGAAACATGAAGCATTGGTCGGGACTGAGTTTTTACGAGAAGAACAAGTGCGGTGGGGGCATGACGGGTTATCAGCCTATTATCCAAATATATCTTTGGCTAACGGAGCGACTAATGGACTTCCGGCGGCTCCATCCAATGGGCAACGTGCACTGGCAAGCAATGGAATCTGGTATCAGTATGCAACGACAGGTACACGATGGGCCGCTTCTATGCCAACCACAGCGGAATCAGGTTCAATGCTTCCCGATGCTTATAAAGCAGTCTATGGCAATAAAGAACGCAATATCAGCGGTGGGTATAAAGGACGTACGTGGGCACTCTACGCACAGGACATTGTCGAGGTGGCTCCTAAGTGGAAAGTAATGGCAGGTTTTCGTAAAGATTGGTTAAATATGGATTACTACACCGGAGCGGATATGGTGCAAAATGGGGAGCTCCATTTTAATGAGATGAGTTACCGTGCCGGATTATCGTATCAGCTGAGTAAACAACAACATTATTATCTTGCTTGGAATAATTCATTTAATACGACAGGGGATCTTTACTCGTTTTCCAATGCCTATGATCCTGAACGCAGTAAAACGTATGAACTTGGTGCAAAATTTGAACTCTTTGAAGGTGATCTTTCCTTACGCACAGCAATTTACCGTACGATCAAAGAGTGGGAACGCAACACTGACGTAGCAAGTGCATCAAGCAATCCGATACTCTCAAAAGAGCGCCATACGGACGGTATCGAACTCGAAGTTGCGGGTCGCATCACTGATAATTGGGATGTATTTGCAGGTGTTGCGCTTATGGACCCGGAAGTGGATGCCGTTACACCGGGTAAAGATGATATGTACATCGGTCAAAAACCGCCGAATTCAACGGATTACACTTTTAATCTCTGGACAACGTACAAACTTGGCAGCGGATGGAAAATCGGTGGTGGAATTGAGGGTAAAGGGGATCGTGCTGTTTACAGTTATGCAAATGAAAGTCCGACAAATGTTTTTAATCCGAATACCGCACCAAGTTATATCCGTTATGATGGGATGATCGCGTATGTTCAGAAAAACTATGCTGTTCAGCTTAATGTAAAAAACCTTTTGGACATGACATATTATGAATCGGCCTATATCAATGGAGGATTCGTTGTTCCGGGAACCGGACGGACGGCTCAGATTACACTGGACTACAAATTCTTTTAA